TTGGTAAATCATATGCGGCTGCCAATCCTTATCCACAGCGTCCTGACATTCGTAATATCGATTTCGGACTGAATGTGCAATACATTTTCAACGACAAACGGTTTTCTTACCGGGCGCCCAATCTGCAGAATGAATACCAGAAAAAAAGCGCCGGCTCATTCATTGTGGGGGGAGAAATTTTTTTAGGGAAGATCAAGGGAGATTCGTCCCTGGTGCCAGCCAATATTGCTGACACTACGTTCCTGCGGGAAGAGCATTTTTACAAAACAGGAATTTCCAGTATAGCCGCCAATGCCGGTTATGCCTATACGTTTGTTTATAAAGAACATCTTTTTTTATCGCTTTCTGTGACGGGTGGCTTAGGGTTGAACCAAACAAATCTTTTCCTGGAAAGCGGTCATGTGAGCCGTAGTGTGGGCCTGCAATTCAGCAATACGGTGCGTGCTTCTTTAGGGTATAATTCCAGCCGGTATTTTGCCGGTGTCCACTATGTAGGGATGACCACCCGCAGCAGGATGCCTGTGCCACACACTTATCAGGCATTCGGTACCGGCAACTTCAGGGTAAGCCTGGTGCGCCGTTTTACGCTGAACAAGCCGCTCTGGTAGTTAACTTTGTGCCGGTGTAATCCACTTCGCCTTATCAGGTGCGGTATATTTTTCCATCTGTGTCAGCAGGTCGGTAATATCACTGCTGTGTAGCAGCATATCCC
The Chitinophaga sp. MM2321 DNA segment above includes these coding regions:
- a CDS encoding DUF4421 domain-containing protein is translated as MDKRILLVLLIVCCRISPLSAQSRLMKWLHTDNDTAYIEDHTEDITFRLYGSRKYTKYDIVDRKQNRDILYRPNTPLNIGFGANYRFIGLNLGFNLPFINKYDKYGKTKYLDLQSHIYLRKLAIDFYGQYYKGYYIANPEEVFGKSYAAANPYPQRPDIRNIDFGLNVQYIFNDKRFSYRAPNLQNEYQKKSAGSFIVGGEIFLGKIKGDSSLVPANIADTTFLREEHFYKTGISSIAANAGYAYTFVYKEHLFLSLSVTGGLGLNQTNLFLESGHVSRSVGLQFSNTVRASLGYNSSRYFAGVHYVGMTTRSRMPVPHTYQAFGTGNFRVSLVRRFTLNKPLW